A genomic stretch from Pseudomonas mendocina includes:
- a CDS encoding peptidoglycan DD-metalloendopeptidase family protein produces MLGRLILLCGAMSLAAQAAALTIYKYTDANGVVTYSDQAAPGAQVFVFRDRMVERLDQQVKLETKKHVAGETLLVRNDLFAPVQVELSLEELNNVAGAPDKPITWVLPPRSHIRLATLAPRDASQPMRYKPRLRYVMGDPRLQPSQQVYPLPWRGGPFRLTQGANGKYSHFTPKGRYAIDIAMPEGTPIVAARGGVVVKTENNQSGRGNNPAGNFVRILHDDGTMGVYLHLMRGSVAVAEGSRVSTGTMLGRSGNTGNSTGPHLHFVVQRNVGFALESIPFDFAQPVNSLPNFAVGGE; encoded by the coding sequence ATGCTAGGGCGACTGATACTGTTATGCGGCGCCATGAGCCTGGCTGCTCAGGCCGCCGCATTGACCATCTACAAATACACCGATGCCAACGGTGTGGTGACCTATTCCGACCAGGCGGCGCCGGGGGCGCAAGTCTTCGTGTTCCGCGACCGCATGGTTGAGCGTCTCGATCAGCAGGTCAAACTCGAAACCAAGAAGCATGTGGCGGGCGAAACCCTGCTGGTGCGCAATGATCTGTTTGCACCTGTGCAGGTTGAGCTGAGTTTGGAAGAGCTGAATAACGTTGCCGGTGCTCCGGATAAGCCGATTACGTGGGTTCTACCGCCACGCAGTCACATTCGCTTGGCGACCCTGGCGCCGCGGGATGCGTCCCAGCCCATGCGCTATAAGCCAAGACTGCGTTACGTCATGGGCGATCCACGCTTACAGCCATCCCAACAGGTCTACCCGCTGCCATGGCGTGGAGGCCCATTCCGCCTGACGCAGGGTGCCAATGGCAAGTACAGCCACTTCACCCCCAAAGGCCGTTATGCGATTGATATTGCCATGCCGGAAGGCACGCCCATTGTCGCCGCACGGGGAGGCGTGGTGGTAAAGACCGAGAATAACCAGAGCGGGCGGGGGAATAACCCGGCCGGTAACTTTGTGCGCATTCTCCATGACGACGGCACCATGGGCGTTTATCTGCACTTGATGCGCGGCTCCGTGGCAGTAGCAGAGGGCTCACGGGTCAGTACCGGCACCATGCTCGGCCGTTCGGGCAATACCGGTAATAGCACCGGCCCACACCTGCACTTTGTGGTGCAGCGCAATGTGGGGTTTGCCCTGGAGTCGATTCCTTTTGATTTTGCTCAGCCGGTAAACAGCCTGCCGAACTTTGCTGTCGGTGGTGAGTAA
- a CDS encoding response regulator yields MSKVSVLVVDDATFIRDLVKKGLRDHFPGIQIDEAVNGRKAQMLLTRQSVDLILCDWEMPEMSGLELLSWCRGQEMHKSTPFIMVTSRGDKENVVQAIQAGVSDYIGKPFSNEQLITKVKKALNRTGKLQAMAASNAPKILSSGAMANDSLAALTGGKAEVIKKAPATPVRNTQPVESVSSAPATSSAPTGRGQGRLRLSSGANLACVIKALSLKEALLVIKRGEVLPPVLDSAVLDLEQGEAAETARLNGYLHAIAALEPKPDSEWLQLTFKFVDQDPQKLDYISRLIARGSAQKHFTPGA; encoded by the coding sequence ATGAGCAAAGTCAGTGTGCTGGTGGTGGATGACGCCACCTTTATCCGCGATCTGGTTAAAAAAGGGTTGCGTGATCATTTCCCCGGAATCCAGATTGATGAGGCAGTGAATGGCCGTAAGGCCCAGATGCTGCTGACCCGTCAATCTGTCGATTTGATCCTGTGTGACTGGGAAATGCCGGAAATGTCCGGCCTGGAATTGCTCAGCTGGTGTCGTGGGCAGGAAATGCATAAGTCCACGCCCTTTATCATGGTCACCAGCCGTGGCGATAAAGAGAACGTCGTTCAGGCCATCCAGGCAGGTGTATCGGATTACATCGGCAAGCCCTTCTCCAACGAGCAACTGATCACCAAAGTCAAAAAAGCCCTGAATCGTACCGGCAAGCTACAGGCCATGGCTGCCAGCAACGCGCCGAAGATTCTCAGTTCCGGTGCTATGGCTAACGATTCGCTGGCGGCGTTGACGGGGGGCAAGGCGGAAGTCATCAAGAAGGCGCCTGCCACGCCCGTGCGTAACACTCAGCCAGTAGAGTCTGTCAGCAGCGCGCCCGCCACGAGCAGTGCCCCGACGGGCCGAGGTCAGGGGCGTCTGCGTTTGTCATCGGGAGCCAATCTCGCCTGTGTGATCAAAGCGCTCAGCCTTAAGGAGGCTTTGTTGGTCATCAAGCGCGGTGAAGTGCTACCGCCGGTGCTCGACAGTGCTGTGCTGGATCTGGAGCAGGGTGAAGCGGCCGAAACGGCACGCCTTAACGGTTACCTGCATGCTATTGCGGCTTTGGAGCCGAAGCCTGACAGCGAGTGGCTGCAGCTGACTTTCAAGTTTGTCGATCAGGACCCGCAGAAGCTGGACTACATCTCTCGGCTGATTGCCCGTGGCAGTGCACAAAAGCATTTCACACCGGGAGCCTGA
- the phoU gene encoding phosphate signaling complex protein PhoU — protein MINKENLTQHISQQFNAELEEVRSHLLAMGGLVEKQVNDAVTALIDADSGLAQQVREIDDQINQMERNIDEECVRILARRQPAASDLRLIISVSKSVIDLERIGDEATKIAKRAIQLCEEGEAPRGYVEVRHIGDQVRKMVQEALDAFARFDADLALSVAQYDKTVDREYKTALRELVTYMMEDPRAISRVLSIIWVLRSLERIGDHARNIAELVIYLVRGTDVKHLGLARMKEEVQGPGKAD, from the coding sequence ATGATCAACAAAGAGAACCTTACCCAGCACATCTCCCAGCAGTTCAACGCCGAGCTGGAGGAGGTGCGTAGCCATCTGCTGGCCATGGGTGGTCTGGTTGAGAAGCAGGTAAATGATGCGGTCACCGCGCTGATTGATGCCGACTCCGGTTTGGCCCAGCAGGTGCGTGAGATTGATGACCAGATCAATCAGATGGAGCGCAACATCGACGAAGAGTGCGTGCGCATTCTGGCCCGTCGTCAGCCTGCGGCGTCTGACTTGCGTCTGATTATCAGTGTGTCCAAGTCGGTGATCGACCTGGAGCGCATCGGTGACGAAGCGACCAAAATCGCCAAGCGCGCTATTCAGCTGTGTGAAGAAGGCGAGGCCCCGCGCGGTTACGTTGAGGTGCGCCATATTGGCGATCAGGTACGCAAAATGGTCCAGGAAGCACTGGATGCCTTTGCTCGTTTTGACGCTGATCTGGCCCTCTCTGTGGCGCAGTATGACAAAACTGTCGACCGTGAATACAAGACGGCGTTGCGTGAGCTGGTGACTTACATGATGGAAGACCCACGGGCTATTTCGCGGGTGCTGAGCATCATCTGGGTACTGCGTTCGCTGGAGCGCATCGGTGATCATGCCCGTAATATCGCTGAGCTGGTGATTTACCTGGTGCGCGGTACCGATGTGAAACACCTTGGCCTGGCCCGCATGAAAGAAGAGGTTCAGGGGCCAGGTAAGGCTGACTGA
- a CDS encoding hemolysin family protein gives MDPSSSVTVSNYFADFGLLLFALFLVLLNGFFVAAEFAMVKLRSTKVETLAAQNGWRGHILRTVHNQLDAYLSACQLGITLASLGLGWVGEPAFAHLLEPLMAAIGIESQQVIHGVSFITAFFIISYLHIVVGELAPKSWAIRKPELLSLWTAVPLYLFYWLMYPAIFLLNASANAILRIAGQGEPGANNEHPYSRDELKLILHSSRASDPNDQDMRVVASAVELGELEVVDWANSREDLISLPLNAKLDEVFSVFRRHKYSRYPIYDEDTHEYVGVLHIKDLLLQLSLLEMLPSALSLSDLMHPIERVNRHMPLSDLLEQFRQGSTHFALVEEADGKVIGYLTMEDVLEALVGDIQDEHRKAERGILAYQPGKLLVRGDTPLAKVERLLGVDLDHVEAETLAGLIYDSLNRMPEEEEVVETEGLRIIVKKMKGPKVVLAKVLKLS, from the coding sequence ATGGACCCCTCTTCTAGCGTTACCGTAAGCAACTATTTTGCCGATTTCGGCCTTCTATTATTCGCCCTTTTCCTGGTTCTGCTTAACGGCTTCTTCGTTGCCGCTGAGTTCGCCATGGTCAAGCTGCGCTCTACCAAAGTGGAAACCCTGGCAGCCCAAAACGGCTGGCGCGGCCACATCTTGCGTACAGTGCACAATCAGCTAGATGCCTACCTGTCAGCCTGCCAGTTGGGTATCACGCTGGCCTCGCTTGGGCTTGGCTGGGTCGGCGAGCCCGCCTTTGCTCATCTGCTGGAGCCACTGATGGCGGCCATCGGCATCGAATCTCAGCAGGTTATCCATGGCGTCTCATTCATCACGGCCTTCTTCATCATTTCCTACCTGCACATTGTGGTCGGTGAGCTGGCGCCAAAGTCATGGGCAATCCGCAAGCCTGAGTTGCTCTCGCTGTGGACTGCCGTCCCGCTTTATCTGTTCTACTGGCTGATGTATCCGGCGATTTTCCTGCTTAACGCCAGCGCCAACGCTATTTTGCGCATTGCCGGCCAAGGTGAGCCTGGGGCCAACAACGAGCACCCTTACAGCCGTGATGAACTCAAGCTGATCCTGCACTCCAGCCGCGCAAGCGACCCAAATGATCAGGACATGCGCGTTGTCGCCTCCGCTGTGGAGCTGGGCGAGCTGGAAGTGGTGGACTGGGCCAACTCCCGGGAAGACCTGATCTCACTGCCACTCAATGCCAAGCTTGATGAAGTGTTCAGCGTTTTCCGCCGCCACAAATACAGCCGCTACCCCATTTACGATGAAGACACACACGAGTATGTGGGCGTGCTGCATATCAAGGACCTGCTGCTGCAACTGTCCCTTCTGGAAATGCTGCCGTCGGCCTTGAGCCTAAGTGATTTAATGCACCCGATTGAGCGGGTTAACCGGCATATGCCGCTATCCGATCTGCTGGAGCAATTCCGCCAAGGCAGCACACACTTTGCGCTGGTAGAAGAAGCCGACGGCAAAGTGATTGGCTACCTGACAATGGAAGACGTGTTGGAAGCGCTGGTGGGCGACATTCAGGACGAACACCGCAAGGCCGAACGCGGCATCCTTGCCTATCAACCCGGAAAATTGCTGGTCCGGGGTGATACACCGCTGGCCAAAGTCGAACGCCTGTTGGGCGTAGACCTCGACCACGTTGAGGCCGAAACACTTGCCGGCTTGATCTACGACTCCCTCAACCGCATGCCGGAGGAGGAGGAAGTAGTGGAAACCGAGGGCCTGCGTATCATCGTGAAAAAGATGAAAGGCCCGAAAGTGGTCTTGGCCAAAGTGCTCAAGCTGAGCTGA